The nucleotide sequence TAACCCCTTCCTGCTCAGAGCATGTGTGGATCCCCTATCTGTGCAGATGGCAAGGCCCCGCCCCCCGTCCCTCACTCCAGCCTCTTGAGCTCAGAGCCAGTGTAATCCTCCTCTTGTGTGAGGAAGCCTCTCCCCTGCGGAGAGGAGGAAAGCCTGCTTCGGAACAGCTCTGGACAAAGGGGCTGAGATGCCCCATCAAACCACAGCCTCCAAGGTTTGAAACGGGGTGAAACCTAAATGGGATTTGCAGTTTTTAAACCCCTTCCTTAGGCTGGTAGTGCCCCTTAACTTCCACGCCTCCCCCAACTCTCTTCATTTCCCTCTGTAGCTGGCTCTcccttcatgcccctccccctctgTCTCCAGACTCTGCTGCTGGGAGGTGTTTCTCTCCCATGCATGAATGAGTCTCTGTAATGAATGGAAATGAATGGATCAGGAAtccagagagggggagggggaggaggaaagaccAGAAGACTGGATGCCGGCAGAAGCAAGGAGGGGAACCTGGAGGGATTTTGGCTGGCTGGCCCTGGCTCTGAAAGGAGCTGGTACCACTTGAGTAACAGGAGTATGGCTAGCCCTCCACATTTGTTTATCCAGTGGCACAGCCCAAGGCGAGTGGAAAGAGGGGTGTACTCTGAtggcctcgtgtgtgtgtgtgtgtgtgtgtgtgtgtgtgtgtgtgtgtagtgatgGTGGTTCTGAACTAGGTGTTTAAAACATCAGTGGAAGGAAGTCTGTCACATCAAGGGGCGCAAGTTTTGAGGAGAACAAATAGAGAGCTCGTGGTACCTCAAGGTCCAGGCAGGAAGAAGGGATGGGTTTTTAAGAATACAGGCTGCTAAGTGGGGTGATTTTACTGCTGAAAGCCAGGGCTCATCTGTCCTCCAATCAATCTGTCTTGTTTTAGCACCTCCGCACCTGTTGCCTTCATTAGcagcttttcttcctcctccttccaatCCTCAGAACCAAAGAATGTGAAGGGGGTCCATGGAGGTGAGTGAAGTTCAGCCCTTGACCTGCAAGTACCTTCAACGGGTGCTCCCTCTCctgcctactttttttttttccacttcctaCTGTAGTAACACGTGTTATTAACTTGGCCCCAGCATCTAACTTCCACCCGTCCCACAACCTCTGGAGGTGAGAGGCACCGGTGTAGTCAGGTCAGGCCCCAGCCCACGGACACattcttctttctgttcttcGTGCCCCAGATGCCTTTGCGTTTTCTACAGATGGGCCTTTTCCACTTCTCTATGTGCGTCTTTCCCCATAGGGCTCACGTCCCCGCATCCTGGTCGGCCCCCTGGAGCCTTCCCCACCAACCTTCGACGGCGAGCTGGATCTGCAGCGCTACTCCAACGGGCCAGGCGTGAGCGCCGGGTCACCTGGGATGGGAGCAGTGGGCTGGTCTGAGACAGGCGGACGGCGCTTCCCTTGTCCCGTGTGCGGAAAGCGCTTCCGATTCAATTCCATCCTGGCTTTGCACCTGCGAGCCCATCCGGGAGCCCAAGCCTTCCAGTGCCCACATTGCGGCCACCGTGCAGCCCAGCGTGCTCTGCTGCGCTCGCATCTCCGAACGCACCAGCCTGAGCGTCCACGCAGCCCTGCTGCACGGCTGTTGCTGGAGTTGGAGGAACGCGCCTTGCTACGGGAAGCCCGACTAGGGAGAGCCAGAAGCTCAGGAGGCATGCAGTCCAGCCCTGCGGCAGAGGGCCTGGCACGCCCTCAGGTTCCCTCCTCATCTGCCTTCCGTTGCCCTTTCTGCAAAGGCAAGTTTCGCACCTCAGCGGAGCGGGAACGCCACCTGCATATCCTGCACAGGCCCTGGAAGTGCAGCTTGTGTAGTTTTGGCTCCAGCCAGGAGGAGGAGTTGCTGCACCACAGTCTGACGGCCCACGGGGCTCCCGAGCACCCCCTGGCGGCTGCTTCTACGCCTGAACTCCAGCCTCcaccccagccagaacccagatcTGCCcttgagcctgagcctgagcctgagcctagGCCAGAGCCTGAGCGTGAGGCGAACCCTGCCCCGACTCCTGCACCTCCGGAGGAGCCCCCTGCGCCACCTGAGTTCCGTTGCCAGGTGTGCGGCCAGAGTTTTACACAGTCCTGGTTTCTCAAGGGTCACATGCGCAAGCACAAGGCCTCCTTTGATCATGCATGCCCTGTGTGTGGCCGCTGCTTCAAGGAGCCCTGGTTCCTTAAGAACCACATGAAGGTGCACACCAGCAAGCTGGGTCCTTTGCGTACCCCAGGGCCTGCCTCTGCGCCTGCCAGAGCCCCGCAACCTCCTGACCTGAGCCTGCTGGCTTACGAGCCGCTGGGCCCTGCGCTCCTCCTGGCCCCAGCTCCCAGCCCTGCTGAGCGCCGA is from Meriones unguiculatus strain TT.TT164.6M chromosome 9, Bangor_MerUng_6.1, whole genome shotgun sequence and encodes:
- the Znf219 gene encoding zinc finger protein 219 isoform X1, whose protein sequence is MEGSRPRILVGPLEPSPPTFDGELDLQRYSNGPGVSAGSPGMGAVGWSETGGRRFPCPVCGKRFRFNSILALHLRAHPGAQAFQCPHCGHRAAQRALLRSHLRTHQPERPRSPAARLLLELEERALLREARLGRARSSGGMQSSPAAEGLARPQVPSSSAFRCPFCKGKFRTSAERERHLHILHRPWKCSLCSFGSSQEEELLHHSLTAHGAPEHPLAAASTPELQPPPQPEPRSALEPEPEPEPRPEPEREANPAPTPAPPEEPPAPPEFRCQVCGQSFTQSWFLKGHMRKHKASFDHACPVCGRCFKEPWFLKNHMKVHTSKLGPLRTPGPASAPARAPQPPDLSLLAYEPLGPALLLAPAPSPAERREPPSLLGYLSVRAGEVRPNGEGAESGGGRSYGGYRPLPSAPPNRARRHRTEEPEEEEEVGEAEEESWARGRSLGSLTSLHPHPGEGSGQSAPAVGAQARSTATQEENGLLVGGTRSEAGRGATGKDCPFCGKSFRSAHHLKVHLRVHTGERPYKCPHCDYAGTQSGSLKYHLQRHHREQRSSAGPGPPPEPPPPSQRGAASLQPQSGAKPAQASATWLEGTASTRPPSSSTGPGSRRKPASPGRTLRNGRSGEAEPLDLSLRAGPGGEAGSGGALHRCLFCPFATGAPELMALHLQVHHSRRARGRRQPRVDTSPPYVRAPSGETPPSPPLEEEGSPGLSRSGEAGLGGQER